The following coding sequences are from one Treponema parvum window:
- the prfA gene encoding peptide chain release factor 1: MLKKLEDCSVRLKELDKTVADPDLVKDPQKYKAVMREHGHLSTIAALYDEYKKVLKGISDAHEMITSEDDHDMREMAREELRELEERLPKLEEEIKLKLIPPDPLDEKNIIVEIRNGVGGDEASLFVMDLFQMYTRLAERKGWKYEVINSSPTEVGGYKEITFSISGKFVYGTLRWEGGVHRVQRVPTTEAQGRIHTSTVTVAILPEAEETEIEIKPEDVRIDVMRAGGPGGQCVNTTDSAVRLTHIPTGLVVIQQDEKSQIKNKAKAFRVLRARLFDMEESKKNAERSAARKSMVGAGDRSERIRTYNFPQNRVSDHRINLTLYKLDQFMLGYMDEMLDALNVYAKEEQLKADITEMNND; encoded by the coding sequence TTGTTAAAAAAGCTCGAAGATTGCTCCGTCCGGTTAAAGGAGCTCGATAAAACCGTCGCCGATCCCGATTTGGTAAAAGATCCTCAAAAATACAAAGCCGTTATGAGGGAGCACGGACATCTCAGTACGATTGCAGCTCTTTACGACGAGTATAAAAAGGTTTTGAAGGGTATTTCCGACGCACATGAAATGATAACGTCGGAAGACGATCACGACATGAGGGAAATGGCGAGAGAAGAGCTGCGGGAATTGGAAGAAAGACTTCCTAAACTTGAAGAAGAGATAAAATTAAAGCTTATTCCGCCGGATCCTCTTGATGAAAAGAATATTATAGTTGAAATACGCAACGGAGTAGGCGGCGACGAAGCGTCGCTTTTTGTAATGGATCTGTTTCAGATGTATACGCGGCTTGCGGAGCGCAAAGGCTGGAAATACGAAGTCATAAATTCCAGTCCTACGGAAGTAGGCGGATACAAGGAAATCACTTTTTCCATAAGCGGAAAATTCGTATACGGAACTCTCCGCTGGGAAGGCGGCGTCCACAGAGTGCAGCGAGTTCCGACGACGGAAGCGCAAGGGCGAATCCACACAAGCACGGTAACGGTGGCGATACTCCCCGAAGCGGAAGAAACCGAAATTGAAATCAAACCCGAAGACGTAAGGATCGACGTAATGAGGGCGGGGGGACCCGGCGGACAATGCGTAAACACGACGGATTCCGCCGTGCGGCTCACACACATTCCCACAGGTCTTGTAGTCATACAGCAAGATGAAAAAAGCCAGATAAAAAACAAAGCCAAGGCGTTCCGCGTATTACGCGCCCGCCTGTTCGATATGGAAGAGTCTAAAAAAAATGCCGAACGTTCGGCCGCACGCAAGTCTATGGTAGGCGCCGGAGACAGGTCGGAAAGGATCCGCACGTATAACTTTCCGCAAAACCGTGTTTCCGATCACCGCATAAACCTTACGCTTTATAAACTGGACCAGTTTATGCTCGGCTACATGGATGAAATGCTCGACGCTCTTAATGTTTATGCAAAAGAAGAGCAGCTTAAAGCGGACATTACGGAGATGAACAATGACTGA
- a CDS encoding alpha/beta hydrolase fold domain-containing protein, with amino-acid sequence MFFSDNRKAAVKKLRNLVLNSKTEISVFRKKLEAAFQNPILPNRVTLSEHVYGNIKCDVLIPEIYSSRRIVLYIHGGCFAGGSCASWRNFCASIANTASSRVVVPEFRLAPAHAFPAAMEDIQLCFRSLYTEEQISLSLDAVPGERAEPEIIVAADGSGATLALAVLFTLKERYKKSVKQTILFSPWLDLSPSSQVFQEKRSCDEVISADCLRKSGEFYTYESNLQNPLVSPVYAEEEMLKGFPDVFIQMGEKEILLPDAIKFKNKLEENGINCTLDVWKDMMFMFQMADEYLSSPHLALEKIGKLITARKSCPEDFFADYSKSAAKSRAGGASKAGGDLPR; translated from the coding sequence ATGTTTTTTTCAGATAACAGAAAAGCTGCCGTCAAAAAATTAAGAAATCTTGTGCTTAATTCCAAGACCGAAATTTCCGTATTCAGAAAAAAACTTGAAGCTGCGTTTCAAAACCCGATCCTTCCGAACCGAGTTACTCTTTCCGAACATGTTTACGGGAATATAAAATGCGACGTTCTCATACCTGAAATTTATTCTTCAAGGCGCATAGTTCTTTACATACACGGAGGGTGTTTTGCCGGAGGTTCATGCGCTTCCTGGAGAAATTTCTGTGCGAGTATAGCAAATACGGCTTCGAGCCGCGTCGTCGTGCCGGAATTCCGCCTAGCTCCGGCTCACGCCTTCCCTGCGGCTATGGAAGATATTCAATTATGTTTTAGAAGTCTGTACACCGAAGAACAGATATCGCTCTCGTTGGATGCAGTTCCCGGTGAAAGAGCGGAACCTGAAATAATAGTTGCCGCCGACGGTTCCGGAGCGACCCTCGCGCTGGCCGTTCTGTTCACTTTAAAGGAACGTTATAAAAAATCCGTAAAACAGACGATACTGTTTTCTCCGTGGCTTGATCTTTCTCCTTCGTCCCAAGTCTTTCAGGAAAAAAGATCTTGCGATGAAGTTATTTCTGCCGATTGTTTAAGAAAAAGCGGAGAATTTTACACCTATGAATCAAATTTGCAAAATCCGCTCGTTTCACCCGTGTATGCCGAAGAAGAAATGCTAAAAGGCTTTCCCGACGTTTTTATTCAGATGGGCGAAAAAGAAATTCTCTTGCCGGATGCGATAAAATTTAAAAATAAACTTGAAGAAAACGGTATAAACTGTACGCTGGACGTGTGGAAAGATATGATGTTTATGTTTCAGATGGCGGACGAGTACTTGTCCTCTCCTCATCTCGCGCTCGAAAAGATCGGAAAACTCATAACCGCGCGCAAATCGTGCCCTGAAGATTTTTTTGCCGATTATTCGAAATCCGCCGCAAAAAGCCGCGCCGGCGGCGCTTCAAAAGCCGGCGGAGATTTGCCGCGGTAG
- a CDS encoding peptidase U32 family protein, with translation MELLSPAGNVKKLYYAYAYGADAAYIGLKKFSLRVKADNFYEDEYKRVIELKKQFPDKKLHCALNISFHDSDIEQFMRDMDYFHLYPIDAFIIQDIGILPVLQKHFPEAKLHLSTQASCVNGSAVKMYKNMGFSRIVLGREASLDDIRKIKDFVPDMELEAFCHGAMCIAYSGRCLMSAYLTGRSAQAGFCSHTCRWNFDVMTTKKADQDKQASGKKNLSAEQAKLIAESGTLLLREHERPDEYFPVFEGENFTAVLSSKDLCMIEHLDDMKKSGLDSIKIEGRMKSIYYVALVTRAYRKALDALEGKISKVQAAPFIAELENVSHRESTTGFFYDRTEADKTAYGASDSPYELGAIVEEKLTDDFEREFFKISGTAAKEVKTKKTSCGEKDITSGQKSMKKKSGWKFYRLEALNKFDPSMDLEVITPETVSLILKSGSWKIADPETGLERTWVCNGHKCVLYAPDDIPTGALIRIKDSGYVSGKIRVT, from the coding sequence ATGGAACTCTTGTCGCCCGCGGGGAACGTTAAAAAACTTTATTACGCATATGCTTACGGGGCGGACGCGGCCTATATAGGCTTAAAAAAATTTTCTCTTCGCGTAAAAGCGGATAATTTTTATGAAGACGAATACAAGCGCGTTATCGAATTAAAAAAACAATTTCCCGATAAAAAACTTCACTGCGCCTTGAACATAAGTTTTCATGACAGCGATATAGAACAGTTTATGAGGGATATGGATTATTTTCACCTGTATCCCATAGACGCTTTTATAATACAAGACATTGGAATTCTTCCCGTTCTGCAAAAGCATTTTCCTGAGGCAAAACTTCACTTGAGCACACAGGCAAGCTGTGTAAACGGCAGCGCGGTCAAAATGTATAAAAACATGGGATTCAGCCGTATTGTCTTAGGGCGGGAAGCGTCTCTCGACGATATCCGAAAGATAAAAGATTTTGTTCCGGACATGGAACTTGAAGCGTTTTGCCATGGAGCAATGTGCATCGCCTATTCGGGGCGCTGTCTTATGAGCGCTTATCTTACCGGAAGGTCTGCGCAGGCGGGTTTTTGCTCGCACACGTGCCGCTGGAATTTCGACGTAATGACGACAAAAAAAGCCGATCAAGATAAACAGGCTTCCGGCAAAAAAAATCTTTCCGCAGAGCAAGCCAAACTTATCGCCGAATCAGGAACGCTCTTATTGCGCGAACACGAACGTCCGGACGAATATTTTCCTGTTTTTGAAGGCGAAAACTTTACGGCGGTATTGTCAAGCAAGGATCTTTGCATGATTGAACATTTGGACGACATGAAAAAGTCCGGCTTGGATTCCATAAAAATCGAAGGCCGTATGAAAAGCATTTACTACGTCGCACTTGTCACACGCGCTTACCGCAAAGCTCTGGACGCTCTTGAAGGAAAAATTTCAAAGGTTCAGGCGGCGCCTTTTATTGCGGAACTTGAAAATGTCAGCCATAGAGAATCTACGACCGGTTTTTTTTACGACCGCACCGAAGCGGACAAAACCGCGTACGGCGCAAGCGACAGTCCCTACGAATTGGGCGCAATAGTCGAAGAAAAACTTACGGACGATTTTGAAAGAGAATTTTTTAAAATATCCGGGACAGCTGCTAAAGAAGTAAAAACAAAAAAGACGTCTTGCGGCGAAAAAGACATAACCTCCGGGCAAAAAAGCATGAAAAAAAAGAGCGGATGGAAATTTTACAGGCTGGAGGCGCTGAACAAATTCGATCCGAGTATGGACCTTGAAGTTATAACGCCTGAAACCGTAAGCCTTATACTGAAATCGGGTTCGTGGAAAATTGCGGATCCTGAAACGGGTCTTGAACGGACATGGGTCTGCAACGGGCATAAATGTGTTTTATACGCTCCGGACGACATTCCGACCGGAGCCCTCATACGCATAAAAGATTCAGGCTACGTCTCAGGAAAAATCCGCGTAACTTAA
- the metA gene encoding homoserine O-acetyltransferase MetA has protein sequence MPIKIQSGLPACEILGRENIFVMTEQRATTQDIRPLKIAILNLMPTKISTETQILRLLGNTPLQVEISLVRMENHVSKNTGEEHLEKFYIGSKELFNKSFDGMIITGAPVEQLPFEQVDYWEDLCKIMDYARQKVFCTLYICWGAQAALYHLYGIQKHLLKSKLFGVFKNTRMTWSDPLLRGFDDVFLIPQSRHTCVKTEDICAVPDLTVLAESEESGVSIIKSNDNRIVFITGHLEYDAHTLADEYLRDKNKGLQIDLPKNYFPEDNASNPPRSTWRSTAHLFYSNWLNYYVYQETPFTFA, from the coding sequence ATGCCTATAAAAATACAGTCGGGACTGCCTGCATGTGAGATTCTCGGACGCGAAAACATATTCGTGATGACCGAGCAACGTGCGACGACTCAGGACATACGTCCTCTTAAGATAGCGATTCTCAATTTGATGCCTACGAAAATTTCTACGGAAACTCAGATTTTAAGGCTTCTCGGCAACACTCCGCTTCAAGTGGAAATTTCACTTGTCCGCATGGAAAATCATGTTTCAAAAAACACGGGCGAAGAACATCTTGAAAAATTTTATATAGGCTCTAAAGAACTCTTTAACAAATCTTTTGACGGAATGATCATCACGGGAGCGCCGGTTGAACAACTGCCTTTCGAGCAGGTCGATTACTGGGAAGATCTGTGTAAGATCATGGATTATGCAAGGCAAAAAGTCTTTTGTACGCTGTATATATGCTGGGGGGCTCAGGCGGCTCTTTACCATTTGTACGGAATTCAAAAACATCTTTTAAAAAGCAAATTATTCGGTGTATTTAAAAACACGCGCATGACGTGGTCGGATCCGCTTTTGCGCGGATTTGACGATGTTTTCCTTATACCGCAGTCACGACATACCTGCGTTAAAACTGAAGATATTTGTGCCGTACCCGATCTGACGGTGCTCGCTGAATCCGAAGAATCCGGAGTTTCAATCATAAAGTCAAACGATAACAGAATAGTTTTTATAACCGGACATCTGGAATACGACGCACACACTCTAGCCGATGAGTACCTGAGGGATAAAAACAAAGGCCTTCAGATAGACTTGCCTAAAAACTATTTTCCTGAAGACAACGCGTCAAATCCGCCCCGTTCCACATGGCGGAGCACGGCGCACTTGTTTTACAGTAACTGGCTTAACTACTATGTCTATCAGGAAACACCGTTTACTTTTGCGTAG
- a CDS encoding TolC family protein — translation MRLKNFAAAGFIAFCILPLTAQNQNLSVEEAVKLALEQNTSIEQSKISLSSAKREKAHSWNSVSPSLTLGGAYSKPNETNSYDWRISGTAGISLLFSPSLFTSIKTAKLNYEKELISYEQMCRSIELSVRTSFYSLLYDQEYISLQKRRLETAKRQYDQNSVKYNNGRIPEIDVLSARVKYEKLKPQVEEADITFLNNVDTFKKLLNIDADTDLTLSGSLDDIMNLVEKDIASGRVEDWVNASVSVRSLEKQLEAAEAALTASRAAVFGPSINAGWNYQPSLTDKSKGKTTDGGSLSLSVSIPLDGLLPWSSKADTVASAKDNIAALKIKLDEAKRSASVSINNYVRQIKQTQSSIKSLQINEELAERTYEMTLDAYNRGTKDYLTLQDASDSLFEARLSVKSKLYTLISTILNLESVSGSPFGTLA, via the coding sequence ATGAGGTTAAAAAACTTCGCAGCGGCAGGTTTTATCGCTTTTTGTATTCTTCCGCTCACAGCGCAAAATCAAAATTTATCAGTTGAAGAAGCCGTAAAACTGGCTTTAGAGCAAAATACTTCTATCGAACAGAGCAAGATCAGCCTTTCAAGCGCAAAGCGCGAAAAAGCGCATTCATGGAACAGTGTAAGTCCGTCTCTCACGCTGGGCGGCGCTTATTCCAAGCCCAACGAAACGAATTCTTACGACTGGAGAATTTCAGGAACGGCGGGAATATCGCTTTTGTTTTCTCCGTCATTGTTTACGTCGATCAAGACGGCCAAACTCAATTATGAAAAAGAACTTATCTCCTACGAGCAAATGTGCCGCAGCATTGAACTATCCGTGCGCACTTCATTTTATTCGCTTTTATACGATCAGGAATATATTTCTTTACAAAAACGCCGCCTTGAAACGGCCAAACGGCAGTATGATCAGAACAGCGTAAAATACAACAACGGAAGAATTCCGGAAATCGACGTTTTATCGGCCAGAGTAAAATACGAAAAGCTGAAACCTCAGGTAGAAGAAGCGGATATTACCTTTTTGAACAACGTCGACACATTTAAAAAGCTTTTAAACATAGACGCAGACACGGATCTCACATTGTCCGGATCTTTGGACGACATTATGAACCTTGTCGAAAAAGATATCGCTTCCGGCAGAGTGGAAGACTGGGTAAACGCTTCCGTTTCCGTGCGTTCGCTTGAAAAGCAGTTGGAAGCGGCTGAGGCCGCCCTCACGGCGTCCCGTGCAGCGGTGTTCGGTCCTTCGATAAATGCCGGATGGAATTATCAGCCTTCGCTCACGGATAAGTCCAAAGGAAAAACGACGGACGGGGGCTCACTTTCTTTAAGCGTATCGATTCCCTTGGACGGACTGCTTCCGTGGTCGTCCAAAGCCGATACCGTAGCAAGCGCAAAGGACAATATCGCCGCATTAAAAATAAAGCTTGACGAAGCCAAGCGCTCCGCAAGCGTTTCCATAAACAACTACGTGCGGCAAATCAAGCAGACGCAATCGTCTATAAAATCTTTACAGATAAACGAAGAACTTGCGGAAAGAACTTATGAGATGACCCTTGACGCCTATAATAGAGGGACAAAGGATTATCTTACCTTACAGGACGCTTCCGATTCCCTGTTCGAAGCAAGACTTTCCGTAAAATCAAAACTTTACACACTTATTTCAACCATACTTAATTTGGAAAGCGTATCGGGATCACCGTTCGGAACGCTTGCCTAA
- a CDS encoding efflux RND transporter periplasmic adaptor subunit, with protein MIFSKRPFIISLIVILITVAAALFFNTGGKNASQGARGKGGKDSAQIEIAVRTQAAEIRTLHDYVLTNGEIEALNSVAVYPDIGGKILSVNVLLGDNVKRGDVIARIDPSEPGARYALSPVVAPISGSIISTPLKSGTTVTTGSTVAIIGDIKNLQVTAKIPERYTAVLKTGLKANIVLQAYSDIVFTATVTRVSPVVDAASRTKEIILKFDEDDTRINAGMFANVTLYTLDYSGSIVVTNNAIVTKGDKKYVFVASDDTGTKGTFAKQREVALGKSVDGFTQILSGVAEGERIVIEGVQSLSDGVRIRDVSVSAGQKDMPENSNKADSINQSDKGKPKNNADAGSSTNGGSR; from the coding sequence ATGATATTTTCAAAACGCCCCTTTATAATCTCCTTAATCGTGATTTTAATAACCGTTGCCGCCGCATTATTTTTTAACACGGGCGGTAAAAACGCCTCGCAAGGCGCAAGGGGAAAAGGCGGCAAGGATTCTGCCCAAATAGAGATTGCCGTAAGAACGCAGGCTGCAGAGATAAGAACGCTTCACGACTACGTTTTAACGAACGGCGAAATTGAAGCGCTCAATTCCGTCGCCGTCTATCCCGACATCGGAGGAAAAATTTTAAGCGTGAACGTGCTTTTGGGCGACAACGTAAAGCGCGGAGATGTAATAGCACGGATAGACCCGTCCGAGCCGGGCGCCCGCTATGCTTTAAGCCCCGTCGTAGCTCCGATTTCGGGAAGCATTATTTCCACGCCGCTTAAATCCGGAACAACTGTGACGACGGGAAGCACCGTAGCGATCATAGGCGACATAAAAAACCTTCAGGTTACCGCCAAAATACCGGAAAGGTATACGGCCGTTTTAAAAACGGGGCTCAAGGCAAACATTGTTTTGCAAGCCTATTCGGATATTGTGTTTACGGCGACAGTAACGCGCGTTTCTCCCGTAGTGGACGCCGCATCCAGAACCAAAGAGATAATATTGAAATTCGACGAAGACGACACGCGCATAAACGCCGGAATGTTTGCAAATGTGACCTTATACACCCTCGATTACAGCGGCAGCATCGTAGTAACAAATAACGCAATAGTTACCAAGGGCGATAAAAAATATGTGTTTGTCGCGTCCGACGACACAGGCACGAAAGGAACTTTTGCAAAACAGAGAGAAGTCGCGCTGGGTAAGTCCGTCGACGGCTTTACGCAGATTTTGTCGGGAGTCGCCGAAGGCGAAAGAATCGTGATAGAAGGCGTGCAATCGCTCTCGGACGGCGTAAGAATTCGCGATGTTTCAGTTTCCGCAGGACAAAAGGATATGCCGGAAAATTCAAACAAGGCGGATTCCATAAATCAATCCGACAAGGGAAAACCGAAAAACAACGCTGACGCCGGCAGTAGCACTAACGGGGGCTCTAGATGA
- a CDS encoding N5-glutamine methyltransferase family protein, giving the protein MTVSEAVGYGVKYLKEKKIDRKIFMPETTPIFDTPVLDVNCILEHTLKKSRTFILSHGDTELSKKQTSVFKNALKKRREGLPVAYITGVKEFYGLDFLVTPDVLIPKPDTELLVEHALKEAAQKFASRENFTANFTADFTAGLAAKPEDRKNSRNAAYRVADVCTGSGCIAVSFLHEAAASGVNAALINLAVYASDISKKALAVAKKNACRILSDNPAAKKAMDFFQGDLLDAFPKEIRFELILSNPPYVPSETVTELLKDGRKEPRVALDGDVTAIQSKDFCDENSCKKDFHDGLAIIRRLIPQAYERLSAGGLFLLEAGEYNVEKTAKLMKSEGFADVKIHKDLSGQLRLAEGRKPF; this is encoded by the coding sequence GTGACAGTTTCGGAAGCCGTCGGATACGGCGTAAAATATCTTAAAGAAAAAAAAATCGACCGAAAAATTTTTATGCCGGAAACGACACCGATTTTTGACACGCCGGTTTTAGACGTAAACTGTATCTTAGAGCATACGCTAAAAAAATCGCGAACGTTTATCTTATCGCACGGCGACACTGAGCTTTCAAAAAAACAAACGTCCGTTTTTAAAAATGCCTTAAAAAAGCGAAGAGAAGGACTTCCCGTAGCATATATTACGGGCGTCAAAGAATTTTACGGACTTGATTTTCTTGTAACACCTGACGTTTTAATTCCCAAACCCGACACGGAACTTTTGGTAGAACATGCGCTAAAGGAAGCTGCCCAAAAATTTGCCTCAAGAGAAAATTTTACGGCAAATTTTACAGCGGATTTTACGGCAGGCCTTGCGGCAAAACCCGAAGACCGTAAAAATTCCCGAAATGCCGCTTACCGTGTAGCGGACGTATGTACCGGAAGCGGCTGCATCGCCGTTTCTTTTCTGCACGAAGCCGCCGCAAGCGGTGTAAATGCAGCCCTTATCAACCTTGCCGTTTATGCCTCCGACATAAGCAAAAAAGCGCTGGCCGTGGCAAAAAAAAACGCTTGCCGCATTCTTTCGGACAATCCGGCGGCAAAAAAGGCTATGGATTTTTTTCAAGGCGATCTGCTTGACGCCTTCCCCAAGGAAATTCGATTCGAATTGATTTTGTCAAATCCGCCGTACGTACCGTCCGAAACGGTAACGGAACTTTTAAAAGACGGCAGAAAAGAACCCCGCGTCGCCTTGGACGGAGACGTCACGGCTATACAGAGTAAAGATTTCTGCGATGAAAATTCATGCAAAAAAGATTTTCACGACGGACTTGCAATTATACGCAGGCTTATTCCTCAGGCGTATGAGAGGCTGTCGGCCGGAGGGCTTTTTTTGCTCGAAGCGGGAGAATACAACGTAGAAAAAACTGCAAAGCTTATGAAAAGCGAAGGTTTTGCGGACGTTAAAATTCACAAAGACTTGTCGGGGCAGCTTCGGCTCGCGGAGGGAAGAAAACCTTTTTAG
- a CDS encoding RelA/SpoT family protein — translation MDNIMNEPSESKEAPEDLINSFFNRFPYYKDDDKMRIEKAWNYLVEKTAGVRSGGSPYYVHSIRVANILAENKMDCDSVIAGFFHTLPVLSEGSEITIADVERNFGKNVASIVAGTTRITNININNKTLQQADSTRKMLFAMADDVRIILVKLADRLDRMRDLASVAPEEQRAVAQEVLDIWAPLADRFGMSTVKNEMEDLGLKYINPDVFRQIKAIVSQKKDERAQYLERAVQAIQKSAIKLGIDVTITSRAKHFYSIYQKMRKRNKEAGELFDLLALRIICRTEPECYTLVGIVHGLWKPLDGRFKDYIAMPKSNGYQSLHTTVMCEGKPLEIQIRTEKMHSIAEHGVASHWLYKKGMSRDSVAADNLTIVNQLRELKNIHLTDEAFFAAIKNELLGDSIFVFTPKGEVVQLPAESTAIDFAYHVHSAIGEKIVGAKADGKIIPLSTPLKNTQIIEILTNPQAHPTENQLSYVKTSKARSKIRAWLTQHAVNFTDPLLHGKPSAEIAPLQPVKKQRTRHKAAGEASTAKRSTGKVRIGKTTNFLVNIAKCCNPEYPEPIVGYVSNGRGIIIHRANCLTFQRIRNVEKRTIDVLWDEEDAAKTDDTKNKAEPK, via the coding sequence ATGGATAATATAATGAATGAACCGTCCGAGAGCAAGGAAGCTCCCGAAGATCTCATAAATTCGTTTTTTAACCGTTTCCCTTATTATAAAGACGATGATAAAATGCGCATTGAAAAAGCGTGGAATTATCTTGTAGAAAAAACCGCCGGCGTTCGAAGCGGAGGCAGTCCGTATTACGTTCATTCGATTAGAGTTGCAAATATCCTAGCGGAAAATAAAATGGACTGTGACAGCGTTATCGCAGGGTTTTTTCATACGCTGCCGGTATTGTCAGAAGGTTCTGAAATTACGATCGCCGATGTGGAGCGCAATTTCGGCAAAAACGTCGCTTCAATCGTCGCCGGCACTACCAGGATCACAAATATCAACATAAACAATAAGACTTTGCAGCAGGCCGATTCTACCAGAAAGATGCTTTTTGCCATGGCCGACGACGTGCGCATAATCCTCGTAAAGCTTGCAGACCGCCTTGACCGCATGAGGGATTTGGCGAGCGTCGCGCCTGAAGAACAAAGAGCTGTGGCGCAGGAAGTTCTGGATATATGGGCGCCTCTCGCCGACAGGTTCGGTATGTCTACCGTAAAAAACGAAATGGAAGACCTCGGATTAAAATACATTAATCCCGATGTTTTCAGGCAGATTAAGGCTATAGTTTCTCAGAAAAAAGACGAAAGGGCGCAGTACCTTGAAAGAGCGGTTCAGGCGATCCAAAAGTCCGCAATAAAGCTCGGTATCGACGTCACCATAACGAGTCGTGCAAAGCATTTCTATTCGATCTATCAAAAGATGCGTAAACGCAATAAGGAGGCAGGAGAGCTTTTCGATCTGCTTGCGCTCAGGATAATATGCCGTACCGAACCGGAATGTTATACCCTCGTAGGGATAGTTCACGGGCTGTGGAAGCCTTTGGACGGACGCTTTAAAGACTACATCGCCATGCCCAAGTCCAACGGTTATCAGTCTTTGCACACTACTGTAATGTGCGAAGGAAAACCGCTTGAAATACAGATCCGCACGGAAAAGATGCATTCGATTGCCGAACACGGAGTTGCCAGTCATTGGCTTTACAAAAAAGGAATGAGCCGCGATTCTGTGGCTGCGGACAATCTTACGATCGTAAATCAGTTAAGGGAATTAAAAAACATCCATCTTACCGACGAAGCTTTTTTTGCCGCAATTAAAAACGAACTTTTGGGAGATTCTATCTTTGTGTTTACCCCCAAGGGAGAAGTAGTGCAGCTTCCGGCGGAGTCCACTGCGATAGATTTTGCTTATCACGTTCATTCCGCTATAGGCGAAAAGATAGTGGGCGCAAAAGCCGACGGAAAGATAATCCCGCTTTCAACGCCGCTTAAAAACACTCAAATCATCGAAATTCTGACGAACCCGCAGGCGCATCCTACGGAAAATCAGCTGTCTTATGTAAAGACTTCTAAGGCAAGAAGCAAAATACGCGCTTGGCTTACGCAGCACGCCGTAAATTTTACGGATCCTTTGCTGCATGGAAAACCTTCGGCGGAAATTGCGCCTTTACAGCCTGTAAAAAAACAGAGAACTCGGCACAAGGCGGCAGGAGAAGCGAGCACAGCAAAGCGCAGCACCGGCAAGGTCAGAATAGGAAAGACGACAAATTTTCTTGTAAACATTGCAAAGTGCTGCAATCCCGAGTATCCTGAACCCATAGTAGGTTATGTTTCAAACGGGCGCGGAATAATAATACACAGGGCGAATTGTCTTACCTTCCAGCGCATAAGGAACGTGGAAAAACGGACGATCGACGTTTTATGGGACGAAGAGGACGCCGCAAAGACGGACGACACAAAAAACAAGGCGGAACCTAAGTAG